The nucleotide sequence ATGGGTAGACTATGATGAAATGTTTTCTCCGATTGCTAAAATGACCAATGTCAGATGCATTCTGTCCATAGCAGCGGATGGGAACTTTTTCAGTTAGATGTTCAAAACGGTTGATGGGTCGCACGCCCGGCACACATGTTTTGGCCTTGCTTGTGTGTCCATAACTCAAAATAGGTGACCTAACGGCCGCCGACGCGAAAGTACAAGCCTATGGGGTCGCTTCTGCAACTGGATAACCAGCACTGAAAACCGTCTTTACATTGGATGGTTCGGTGTTTTGATGATCCCTACCTTATTGACCGCAACTTCTGTATTCATTATCGCCTTCATTGCTGCTTCTCCAGTAGATATTGATGgtattcgtgctttctttagGAAATGCCGACATCTACTCGAAATGGCTTGACATTCCAGAACAGGAACTTCACTCATTTGTTTGCCCGAAGTCTGCATCTTCTATTACATCGCCTCAAAAGAGTGAAAAGTCCCTTCTTGCCTGAcgagttcttccttcttttcttgctTTGCTACCGTCTGTGGCATTTgtcctgcaaacaagcctttcTCTTCCTTGACTAGCAGCAGCTCCCGCTAAAGCAGTTGCTGCTTTTTGCATGATGCTATTGTACCATATGCTTAGGTAGTGTTCATAAATGTTGGCCTTAACAttcagaaaactgaaaatagagTTTCTGGGATTTCTATTGAACCATTTGTAGGagaaattgaagaaaagcctgACATCTCAGGTGTTATCAAAGTGTACCCATATTGAAATAACATGGGTACTATATGCCAGCATATGCAGTTAGTGAGTATAGAACTATTTTAAGGGAAGGTATATTTATCATCTCAATTGTTTCTGATGTGAATATTCATTTAGAAATAGCGTTGGCACTGTATAGCTTCGTATGCACTACTATATTGATATATGAGGCTGAGTTACAAGGATATTCCATCTCTGTGAACAGCATCAAAGTTACCTTTTTTTCAGGTTGTGCTGCACAATCGTATGAACTGCTCTTCTCCCAAATTTGTTTTATGTAAAACGATGATTGATGTAATTTTTTGAACTCCTGAAAACAATAATATATGTTTTATTATCTctatttttttgctaaaattttATCTGTGATATTTTTATCTGCATCTTATTTTACTGAATAGCATTATTGTCTTAAGAACATATTATTGTCCTAGCTTAGAGGACATGGTAAATCCTCATTCAGTATTTGATAAACAGATGGCCATTTTTGGAGAAATTTGTTGTCATATGAAGTTTCCCTGTCGGTCCTTCCACTCTATTCTAACGTCTTTCCCGACCATTTTCATGCATGTGAATTACATTACCAGGTATCCATTCTCAATAGCCATGTCTACTCCATCAATGACAATGTGACAGTGGAGGATGCAGCTGGGGAGTACGAATTTGCTATCCGCCAGATGGTCAAGATCCGCATTATAGGTGTTTCCGAGATCAATGACTGTCCCAAGTTTGATCTCATCCTTCTTAGCATGGGCCCTGATGGCCATGTGGCTTCACTTTTCCCCCAGCACCCAGCCCTTGAGCAGAAAGAGGAGTGGGTCACCTACATCACCAACTCCCCCAAGCCCCCACCTGAGAGGATCACCTTCACACTCCCCGTGATCAACTCCGCATCTAATGTTGCCCTGGTGGCTACGGGTGAAGACAAAGCCATGGCGGTGCACCTTGCGATTGCTGATGCCACTGATGGCCTGGATGCTTCGTCGTCGCCTGCCCGGATGATTCAGCCAACTGATGGGAAATTGGTTTGGTTCATCGATAAGCCAGCTGCCTCAGTTCTTGATGCTGGTAACAGTGACTCTCCGCGTGTTGAATGACGCAGGACAACTTTTGCCATATGTTAATATGTGTATGTAGAGGAGGGAATTTGACAACAAATCTTACTTTTTTGCCTGTGGCTCTTCAGTTGTTTTTGTTAACTTTCTGAGTGTGGTGGTGGGGGAGGGGTACTCGCTAAATGATAAGTGGATTAGTACAGAACATAATAAGTCAGTTTGGCGCATGGCCTTGTGTTGCCCTTTTTTGCAACTGGGGAATGGTTAGAGATGGAAACAGGTTATCTATAGTAGAGATTTAGGGAGGAGGGTGGTGAATGTGTCCTTGTTCATATGCTGTTAACTAATAGAGATGTATTTCTGGGAGTCAGCAGTAacttttcaatattttttttttccagttgtGAATCCACCTTAACTGCAACAGGTGTTACACATAGGTGAAGTTATTTTGTTGTGATGATTGAGTTGGCTTGTGCATTATTTTTATCCtttgatctttttctttttcccctcttttaTATGATTGAACTTGGATCTGGATGCATTTGTTTTCACCGGCCATGGATGGTCGTGGATTTATCACTCTTCAAaggaaaaattataatttttgggGGATTAagttggaatacatggaatgTATTTAGTGAATGAACTAAGGAGGTTCTGTCCTTTTAGGATCTATATTCTCTTCATCTGGAGAAattgtaatttttcttttttttcctgagaACTAGGATGGGATCGAAGAAATCCTGGATAGGGTGAGGGTGGGACTCGAAACCAGGTTCTTGATACGAGCTCCCAAAGATTTTACCAACTAGATGATCGGATTCTGATTGATGATTTAACTGCTCGTTTGACAATATTAGGGCTTTTTGAAGATAATTCGAGGAGTTGAGAAGATTGACATGCTCATGTACAAATGTTAAAATGACGAAAGAATTTCTGTAACTAGTTATGTTTGGAGAGCATCCATGTCTATGCATGCATTTACATGTATGAGGTTGCTGGGGTAAGTGATTTCCATGTGAAGCAGTATGAGGGGCCTTtctcttgatttctttgaattatattattttctttctaatCCTCATCTTGCAACGATCGACTTGGCCCGAGGATGGAATTGGAATATTGGTGAATTTTTTAACCCAATATGAATCTTTTATCCAAACCAAAGAGCTGGATATGGATACTCACATATGGAGAGTGAACACAAGCAAGTTGACATCTTTCCACATCTTTCAAGTAAGCTTCTTGGTAAAATGTTATCATTGTAGAAGACGACCACTTATCATGAAACTTTATAGCAGGAACATCGATGGACATTCCTTAGAAATGATTAATTAgaatctgttgctggaaattggacccaggggccgccgcgaagccggagaaggaggagctccgctgctacaggaggcggacggcggtgcgccggccggctgcgtcctccaccgcggggggtgtgcgagcgtccgaagaggggtggtgcgtccagtcctgtcctgtcctgcaaaaaagccggtggccgggctccccggcgccggccctccgatgcctaagtcagagggggcaaatatgtggagagagcgggggggagagtatgtggagaagacagagagaGCTTCGGGTTTTTCCTCCCGTTTTGgtcccccctcccttttcctcccaggtttccttttataggaggatttttgttacctgggaggtgacaggaggtttgtcctgttttgtaataattgggcacgatttggcccattaatggcgtaatggagaacgggaccggatcagaccggaatcagggagttgtcacggtcgatcggacctgttgaagtggttgaaccgccggctgtggtgggcctggggtccgtggatggtaagtgcatttattaccgaatgaaccggcggtcagggagagccatacgttttgatggttcagtgatccggagatcatcttgggccgtgttcattaaatgactgagtgcatcggagacttgagagagtctcgtgcattaatggcaggtcgtgccgaatacctgcgaagatcttatgccttgatggcttggagatagtggcaggttatagtggagttgtcaggtcccttagagggttaggtggaaattggatatttggctaaggcatgggctcggcctgctgtgctcggccttctggtctcggccttctggtctcggctctctggtctcggccttctggtctcggctctctggtctcggccttctggcctcgGCTCTCTGGCCTCggctctgtgctcggccttctgtgctcggccttctgtgctcggcctgctgtgctcagctcggcctatgagctcgatcacttggatgagctcgagagcggaagagcccgatcacttgatgagcttgagagcggaagagctcgatcacttggatgagctcgagagcggaagagcccgatcacttggatgagctcgagagcggaagagcccgatcacttaggatgagctcgagagcggaagagctcgatcacttaggatgagctcgagagcggaagagctcgatcacttaggatgagctcgagagcggaagagcccgatcacttggatgagctcgagagcggaagagcccgatcacttgatgagcttgagagcggaagagctcgatcacttggatgagctcgagagcggaagagcccgatcacttggatgagctcgagagcggaagagcccgatcacttaggatgagctcgagcttgctgatggatttgggtgctataattacatttgtggggtggtccatttttccaccaacactaccccccgacttccgagtccgagctgctttttggctcgggcgaaggaagtagttcagtCATCGATCGTCCTGGTGCTGTGAGCGTTCTTACAccaaggcgactgaagacgctttttctgctcggagtccgttctttggggacgtcggtaGAGAAGagtccaagaataaaataatgtaaagacattaaatgaatgggtaccttgtaccgtgtgcgtccttgcgccgaggcgactgaagacgcttctctgctcggactccgttctttggggacgtcggcagagaaatccaaaaatagacaATATGGAGACATTAACgtagaaacattaagtaaatgggtaccttgtaccgtgtgcgtccttgcgccgaggtgactgaagacgcttctctgctcggactccgttctttggggacgtcggcagagaaatccaaaaatagaagagcgggctgagctcgttggctgaagacgatggagcacgagccgagctcgtccggtcagagaggaccgctaactcatagccgatggagcacgagccgagctcgtccggtcagagaggaccgctaactcatagtcgaggagcacgagccgagctcgacggtggaagccgatggagcacgagccgagctcgtccggtcagagaggaccgctaactcatagccgatggagcacgagccgagctcgtccggtcagagaggaccgctaactcatctcccgacgtctcgggccgtCCCGACAGATCGGGGCATCCCATTgcggcagggcatcccaatatattggggcatcctgacgtctcagggcatcctgaccgtggtcagggtaggagaacgagccgagctcgctgATAGAGAGCGCACCATAAACTCAtggacatcttcagggagtccacgcaggtactccatcatcccgaggtatcagggcatcccaaccgtggttagggaagaagaataaacctgatgCCATGGGATAATCAAGaaattggtgagctcggaataagtccgcaaaccatcagtttatcgtgaaatgaaattcatagagtgaaattcatagaatggaatttaatggttgaataatgaaggaccccttagggttctactggtggtacacgcggagattttcagagctccagctccgcggaatgggagtcccatttagagactccaattgataagcTCCGGGTCGAcgaatgcgcgtgactcggtatggtccctCCCAATTCGGTGCCAGCTTCcctcgctcagttggtcgggaggtttcagctcttcttaggacaaggtcctctggtctgaaagatttgactttgaccctggcgttgtagtactgagctgtcttttggctcggacgaaggaagtagtccagtcgtcgatcatcctgcaatatagccaaatatatatggAGATGTGCGTGCCAAGCAGGATGTACCTTTCATGCAGTTAGAGTTATAGTGCTTTAGGTCgactcagcggccttctttggcttgtggtcaactcagcagggtgcccccactcagatcagggcgtgttgtcgtaggaggcgtcgaatggcgtggaaaggcgtcgaatggcattgaatgtcgtcgaagtgtcgtcgaagtgtcgtcgaagtggcgtcgaagtgtcgtcgaatggcgtcgaatggcgtcgaatgtcgtcgagtggcgtcgagtggcgtcgagtggcgtcgagtggcgtcgaatggcgtcgaatggcgtcgagtgGCGTCGAGTGGCGTCGAGTGTCGTCgagtggcgtcgaatggcgtcgaatggcgtcgaatggcgtcgaatcggCGTCCCGAGCTTAGCTAGAGCAACATTGGAGACGCATACAGGAGACGGACTTCGTCcgttggcgatcgtgcgccctATTCGGGGCGACATTggtcgttttttggattctccgacctgaaaatagataaaatattgaaattatttgaagccaaagtggcgtcctgtaccttttggagatattttgatggcttccgagcttcgaagtcccttaggacttagcttggcactagctttctttggctcgattttctgggggaggtgttctgcattcgggcttctgagctcgggcttcggagcttggcagccttctgagctcggcggcctttggtgctcggtcttctgagctcggcggccttcggagctcggcggcctttggtgctcggccttctgagctcggcggccttcggagctcggccttctgagctcgacggccttctgagctcggcagccttctggaccATGAAAGGATTTAGCTTCATAGTACTTTCTTGGGGTAGAATCTCCTATGAATCTAGCCAGAGGAGCGCTCATCCTTTGGAAGGcatacaaaataaggcatcAGCCGAGCTTTCATGATGTACTAAAATCCTTTTTTAAAACCTTGCAATGATGAGGGAAATAGCTACAGCGTCGTCATAAAGAGGGCTCAACACCCTTTTGGTCTTCGTCAGAAAAGGAGAGGTGACTTTCACAGAGCACGGATGCTTTGAGGAAGCTCTTTTTTTCGAGCTCGGAGCTTCTGGTGCCTCTAGTTGCCCGCCCTCTGATGGTATTGATGATGCCCGTGAGAGGTCAGTTGTCATTCTGCTCCTTATGCGGCACTGGATTTTGTTCCTCGGGCTCTCTCCTGTAGGCATGATCACggacaaaataactcaaccgacctcggcggacaagtgcctcgatctcatcacgaagctcgtagcaatcctccgtatcatggccgcgatctcggtggaagcggcagtactttttcgagtgcttccgcgactctgtcggacgcattctcaatggaggtcggaggtagccccgatcctcaatctccatgaggatttctgctcgggtggatgtgagaggagtgtacgtctaaaatttttggaggggagaccccgggcgagctaggctcttgggccaaggaggctctttctCATGCCAGGGGAATCTGCTACTTGGCTGGGAGTGCTCctggtgcttcttctgcatcttggcaGGTTGTTCGGCTTCCTCCCgccgagaggccatggcttcctcagccttggcgtacttgcgagctcgggccaacatttcggtgaggtccgcagggaagttcttctcgatagagaagaggaacctgtaagaccgggctccagtctttagtgccgacatggcgattgactggtccagcTCCCGGACTTTCCATGTTACGGCAGTAAACcgatccaagtactccttgaaggactctccctccttttgtttgatgtcaaggagggagtccgacgtccgccgctggggctggctagcggcaaaattactggcaaactgcctgccgagctgctcaaaggaggagacagtactcggcttcagcccggtgaaccaaagccgggccggtcctcggagcgttgctggaaaggctttgcacatcatggcctccgaggctccttgtagggccattaagacccgataactctccaggtggtcgtgggggtcggccctgccgttgtaaggctccacctggggcatcttgaaccgcggCGGGACTGGTTCATCATCAATTtgctgggagaagggggactttgtggtgaactcaaagtcaccatcacgtcccggtttccttccatggagtgcctggatctggcgctccagcttctcgaccttcctgttgagttcatcattctggaggatcgctacagcggttcctccgggtgcaggttgccctggaaccgactcggcttctgaaggttgtggccagcctccgtggcctctgactgggtgctctctccagagggaggcctggatttgagagtcctgaccccgaagaggaagcccgcttgtagggggctccggttgaactggagccgggggaggcggtgctgctggaatgcccctgggttgcaagctttggacggcggtagccaacgcctgcactcgctgcaccagggcatcaaattgttccggttgaacttgaggtgctggctcaaccgggggtggtgagttccgaacggaacattctgggcttggtggaggacgtcgagaggcgttggaagcccctttgcttcttagcttcatggcggCGAACTCggtgcccttcctctagcgccaactgttgctggaaattggacccgggggccgccgcgaagccggagaaggaggagctccgctgctacagggggcggacggcggtgcgccggccggctgcgtcctccaccgcggggggtgtgcgagcgtccgaagaggggtggtgcgtccagtcctgtcctgtcctgcaaaaaagccggtggccgggctccccggcgccggccctccgatgcctaagtcagagggggcaaatatgtggagagagcggggggggggagagtatgtggagaagacagagagaGCTTCGGGTTTTTCCTCCCGTTTTGgtcccccctcctttttccctccaggtttccttttataggaggatttttgttacctgggaggtgacaggaggtttgtcctgttttgtaataattgggcacgatttggcccattaatggcgtaatggagaacgggaccggatcagaccggaatcagggagttgtcacggtcgatcggacctgttgaagtggttgaaccgccggctgtggtgggcctggggtccgtggatggtaagtgcatttattaccgaatgaaccggcggtcagggagagccatacgttttgatggttcagtgatccggagatcgtcttgggccgtgttcattaaatgactgagtgcatcgg is from Phoenix dactylifera cultivar Barhee BC4 chromosome 6, palm_55x_up_171113_PBpolish2nd_filt_p, whole genome shotgun sequence and encodes:
- the LOC103696103 gene encoding probable 6-phosphogluconolactonase 1 isoform X2, whose product is MLYYCFIWGISYQLDGFLLSRKLCEAPYNKTVDWTKWYVFWADERAVAKNHVDSNYKQTKDGFLSKVSILNSHVYSINDNVTVEDAAGEYEFAIRQMVKIRIIGVSEINDCPKFDLILLSMGPDGHVASLFPQHPALEQKEEWVTYITNSPKPPPERITFTLPVINSASNVALVATGEDKAMAVHLAIADATDGLDASSSPARMIQPTDGKLVWFIDKPAASVLDAGNSDSPRVE
- the LOC103696103 gene encoding probable 6-phosphogluconolactonase 2 isoform X1 is translated as MAASGEPKKKSELRVFESLDELATDLAEYIAQLSEISVKERGCFTIALSGGSLISLMGKLCEAPYNKTVDWTKWYVFWADERAVAKNHVDSNYKQTKDGFLSKVSILNSHVYSINDNVTVEDAAGEYEFAIRQMVKIRIIGVSEINDCPKFDLILLSMGPDGHVASLFPQHPALEQKEEWVTYITNSPKPPPERITFTLPVINSASNVALVATGEDKAMAVHLAIADATDGLDASSSPARMIQPTDGKLVWFIDKPAASVLDAGNSDSPRVE